The Nostoc sp. 'Lobaria pulmonaria (5183) cyanobiont' genome window below encodes:
- a CDS encoding DUF928 domain-containing protein, which translates to MTKINFLSPLKAFLLSATFLLVNITQLSAQSQQSNTTKIHFVQPILDRQPENRGAPRDRRGAGTRGDCPVSSVPNKPLIALVPLVSKTANQKQVTTGTDTTQYVLSLTTDKHPTFWFYVPYLPKNINSVKFVLLDEKKNSLTKEPIPITLSNTPGVIRISVPTTEKPLEIGQYYHWYFLIDCNPQSRSEDIAVEGLVQRIVLKDELTRRLQTATPIQQVALYAQAGIWQDALTILGELRARKSQDAALATDWKDLLESVGLEDISTEAIAPCCTL; encoded by the coding sequence ATGACTAAAATCAACTTTCTTTCACCACTAAAAGCATTCTTATTGAGTGCAACTTTTTTATTAGTTAATATTACGCAATTATCAGCACAATCTCAGCAATCAAACACTACAAAAATACATTTTGTTCAGCCAATCTTAGATAGACAACCAGAAAATCGGGGCGCACCAAGAGACAGAAGAGGTGCAGGAACTCGCGGTGATTGCCCAGTTAGCTCAGTTCCGAACAAACCTCTCATCGCCTTAGTACCTTTAGTATCAAAAACCGCAAATCAGAAGCAAGTAACAACAGGCACAGATACTACACAATATGTTTTAAGCTTAACCACAGATAAACATCCAACTTTTTGGTTTTACGTTCCCTATTTACCCAAGAATATCAACTCGGTGAAATTTGTCTTACTGGATGAAAAAAAGAACTCTCTCACCAAAGAACCAATTCCTATTACTTTATCCAACACACCAGGAGTGATTAGGATTAGTGTTCCGACAACAGAGAAACCCCTAGAAATTGGACAATATTATCACTGGTACTTTTTGATTGATTGTAACCCCCAAAGCCGCTCAGAAGATATAGCAGTTGAAGGGTTAGTGCAACGCATTGTCCTAAAAGATGAATTAACACGTCGCTTACAGACAGCAACCCCAATTCAACAAGTAGCCCTTTATGCTCAAGCAGGTATTTGGCAAGATGCTCTAACTATTTTAGGAGAACTTCGCGCCCGCAAAAGCCAAGATGCAGCCTTGGCGACTGATTGGAAAGATTTGTTGGAGTCTGTGGGGTTGGAAGATATTTCTACCGAAGCGATCGCACCTTGTTGTACTCTCTAA
- a CDS encoding sigma-70 family RNA polymerase sigma factor, producing the protein MVLNFTKHDSIPVLPKRRSNLNKFSTYIVICNENNQLALQWKHQPSLQRNLKLYEDKHPEFSNLFRHQDKGIDIANFWRKVAFDESQLIADWEPSNKTQLAYEHLASYFEEKCYWAAKDLCKDRNVNSWEEYLCIARLLVYNPLKLKEILVKYNSKSANIDTYLTNILINHIKYSAEVHRFSRWRLLYKKSDKELIEALKALGIIEPEISLIIFARKYFKQVYLINKIKNTTRNTGKKWIAPDEEDFSKSAQCYNVEKGLPTAPHEVFANSTKVTAKQIQDWMEICIKALKSYPISILPKFSLDAFQGEFEVKSELQAPEIEWEKISSSENTREQGFLANQANSILSEQLQSMKLDERKILLLYYGFGLNQKQLADRLGMNQSTISRYLTKSTIKLLEAIARISQPQQWVKGYVRRWLESEYHAPVHSDLIQAVLVSAIKKLVNEEREILQLYYGEQMDEIKIASQLGISLNEIATRLTKTRNHLQEKLMQEINIWIKEYLEKWLINYYKSLLKVVLKKEAKSGNKELKLEEKIFLVEIYTQNQLY; encoded by the coding sequence ATGGTGCTTAATTTTACTAAACATGATAGTATTCCCGTACTACCAAAGCGGAGGAGTAATCTTAACAAATTTTCTACCTATATTGTGATATGTAACGAAAATAATCAATTAGCATTGCAATGGAAACATCAACCTTCTCTGCAACGTAATTTGAAATTATATGAAGACAAGCATCCAGAGTTTTCTAATTTATTTCGCCACCAGGATAAAGGAATAGACATCGCAAATTTTTGGCGAAAAGTAGCATTTGATGAATCACAATTAATAGCAGATTGGGAGCCAAGCAATAAAACACAACTTGCCTATGAACATTTAGCAAGTTATTTTGAAGAAAAATGCTATTGGGCTGCCAAAGACTTATGTAAAGACCGTAACGTAAATTCTTGGGAAGAATATCTATGTATTGCTAGATTGCTAGTTTACAACCCACTAAAATTGAAAGAAATTTTAGTTAAATATAATTCTAAAAGTGCGAATATAGATACATATTTAACTAACATTTTAATAAACCATATTAAATATTCGGCAGAAGTTCATAGATTTTCGCGGTGGAGATTGTTATATAAGAAGAGTGATAAAGAACTCATAGAAGCACTAAAAGCATTGGGAATCATCGAACCAGAAATTTCATTAATTATTTTTGCTAGAAAATACTTTAAACAAGTTTATTTAATCAACAAGATTAAAAATACCACCAGAAACACAGGTAAAAAATGGATAGCTCCTGACGAAGAAGATTTTTCAAAATCTGCTCAATGTTATAACGTAGAAAAGGGATTACCAACTGCACCCCATGAAGTATTTGCTAACTCAACTAAGGTAACTGCAAAACAAATTCAAGATTGGATGGAGATTTGCATCAAAGCTTTAAAAAGTTATCCGATATCAATTCTACCGAAATTTTCACTTGATGCCTTCCAAGGTGAATTTGAAGTTAAATCAGAATTACAAGCTCCGGAAATCGAATGGGAAAAGATATCAAGCAGTGAAAATACAAGAGAACAAGGATTTTTGGCGAATCAAGCTAATTCAATTTTATCTGAGCAACTTCAATCCATGAAACTGGATGAACGGAAAATTTTACTTCTCTATTATGGGTTTGGACTCAATCAAAAACAGCTAGCAGATAGATTGGGAATGAATCAAAGTACAATTTCTCGTTATCTAACTAAATCTACAATCAAACTATTAGAAGCTATAGCTAGAATTTCCCAACCACAACAATGGGTTAAAGGGTATGTAAGACGATGGTTAGAAAGCGAGTATCATGCACCAGTACACTCAGATTTGATTCAAGCAGTTTTGGTGTCAGCCATCAAAAAATTAGTAAATGAAGAACGTGAGATTTTGCAACTTTATTATGGAGAGCAAATGGATGAAATAAAAATTGCTTCTCAGTTAGGTATTAGCTTGAATGAAATAGCTACAAGACTTACTAAAACAAGAAATCACTTACAAGAAAAATTGATGCAGGAAATAAACATTTGGATTAAAGAATATTTAGAAAAGTGGTTAATTAATTACTACAAATCTCTCCTAAAAGTAGTGTTGAAAAAGGAAGCTAAATCAGGAAATAAAGAATTAAAACTAGAAGAAAAGATTTTTCTAGTGGAAATATATACTCAAAATCAGTTGTATTAA
- a CDS encoding CHASE2 domain-containing protein, translating to MSKLIVISLEKGNLNDGFFPVTAQLWEKNNSRPIKFIGSLPPAPKIAELYKRFQLIYQALHKRFVNRSGLEVDSTGLNNVSEVDFSEVQEQLYEEINSWLNSDLFRPIDQKLREKLALDEEFQVIIEASDYLLQRLPWHLWNFIEHYQLCEVAVSTPKYERVIPLPKQKTNKVRILAILGNSKGINIQQDRNILEQLPNASIVFLVEPSRQELDKWLWDEQGWDILFFAGHSQSQDDRGHIHINKTSSLTINELKNALIYAISRGLKIAIFNSCDGLGLARQLTDLQINQVIVMREEIPDFIAQEFVKHFLGAFSEGQSFYLAVRYARSRLQGLEEEFPGASWLPVICQNIAEETLTWQELCGQSNTIGFPKLTARNFKIAFLVSVLITGLITGVRSLGFMQQWELSAFDSMMRMRPDEGADERLLVITVTEADIQAQKQRQKSSLSDSTLQELLQKLSLYKPRAIGLDIYRDFPVGSQYSDLANHLRTNNNFIAICQVSGSKQQAVGISPPPEIPPNRIGFSDVVFDSDLIIRRNLLSITPEPQSNCKSPYSLNFQLARQYLAKQGIQLHITDEGYLQLGKIVFKPIDVPTGGYQQFDAKGHQILLNYRSSREVAKQVSVAQVLNAQFNPNWVKDKIVLIGVDSQGAKDYFLTPYSMATTPYQEIPGVLLQADMVSQILSAVLDKRSLLWVLPAWGEILGICGTSLVAGILAVYSRSLLKFAILISAELLILYSCCFILLLYGGWMPFLPSALGLVITGISVKNAKNYS from the coding sequence ATGAGTAAGTTAATTGTTATCAGCTTAGAAAAAGGTAACTTAAACGATGGCTTTTTTCCTGTAACTGCACAATTGTGGGAAAAGAATAACTCTCGTCCGATAAAATTTATAGGTAGTTTACCTCCTGCACCAAAAATTGCTGAACTCTATAAACGTTTTCAATTAATATATCAAGCACTTCATAAACGATTTGTGAATCGTTCGGGACTCGAAGTAGACTCAACAGGTTTAAATAACGTTAGTGAAGTAGATTTTAGTGAAGTTCAAGAACAGTTATATGAAGAAATCAATTCTTGGCTAAACTCTGATTTATTTCGCCCAATCGATCAAAAATTACGAGAAAAATTGGCTTTAGATGAAGAATTTCAAGTTATTATTGAAGCAAGCGATTATCTTCTACAACGGCTACCTTGGCATTTGTGGAATTTTATCGAGCATTACCAATTATGCGAAGTTGCTGTCAGTACTCCAAAATATGAGCGAGTAATACCATTACCCAAACAGAAAACAAATAAAGTTAGAATATTGGCAATTTTGGGTAATAGTAAAGGAATTAATATTCAGCAAGATAGAAATATTTTAGAACAATTACCAAATGCATCAATAGTATTTTTAGTAGAGCCTTCACGTCAGGAATTAGATAAATGGCTTTGGGACGAACAAGGCTGGGATATACTGTTTTTTGCAGGTCACAGTCAGAGCCAAGATGATCGGGGTCATATACATATAAATAAAACTAGTAGCTTAACAATAAACGAGTTAAAAAATGCGTTGATATACGCAATTTCACGCGGTTTAAAAATAGCTATTTTCAATTCTTGTGATGGTTTGGGATTAGCGCGACAGTTAACTGATTTGCAAATTAATCAAGTTATTGTCATGCGGGAAGAAATACCGGATTTTATAGCACAAGAGTTTGTGAAACATTTCTTGGGAGCTTTTTCTGAAGGTCAATCTTTCTATTTAGCGGTGCGTTATGCACGTTCAAGATTACAGGGTTTGGAAGAGGAATTTCCTGGTGCTTCTTGGCTACCTGTGATTTGTCAAAATATAGCGGAAGAGACTCTCACTTGGCAAGAATTATGCGGTCAAAGTAACACAATTGGTTTCCCTAAATTGACAGCGCGGAATTTTAAAATCGCATTTTTAGTCAGTGTCTTGATCACTGGCCTAATTACGGGAGTGCGATCGCTCGGCTTCATGCAACAATGGGAACTGTCAGCTTTCGACTCAATGATGCGGATGCGACCTGACGAAGGTGCAGATGAACGTCTTTTAGTGATTACTGTCACAGAAGCAGATATTCAGGCTCAAAAACAAAGACAAAAATCATCACTATCAGACAGTACACTACAAGAACTATTACAAAAATTGTCACTTTACAAACCAAGAGCTATTGGTTTGGATATTTATCGAGATTTTCCGGTAGGTTCTCAATATTCAGATTTAGCAAATCATTTGCGAACAAACAACAATTTTATTGCTATCTGTCAAGTTAGCGGTAGCAAACAACAAGCAGTTGGAATTTCACCACCACCAGAAATTCCACCTAACCGCATAGGTTTTAGTGATGTTGTATTTGATAGCGATTTGATAATCCGTCGTAATTTACTATCTATAACACCAGAACCGCAATCAAATTGCAAGTCGCCGTACTCCCTCAACTTCCAACTTGCACGACAATATCTAGCTAAACAAGGCATCCAACTTCATATTACTGACGAAGGCTACTTACAGCTTGGCAAGATAGTCTTTAAACCCATAGATGTTCCTACAGGTGGTTATCAACAATTTGACGCCAAAGGACATCAAATACTACTTAATTACCGCTCTTCGCGGGAGGTTGCAAAACAAGTCAGTGTAGCACAAGTCCTGAACGCTCAATTCAACCCCAACTGGGTAAAAGATAAGATTGTTTTGATTGGCGTTGACTCACAAGGCGCTAAAGACTATTTTCTTACACCCTACAGTATGGCAACTACCCCCTACCAGGAAATTCCAGGGGTACTGCTTCAGGCAGATATGGTTAGTCAAATTCTAAGTGCTGTTTTAGACAAGCGTTCGCTGCTGTGGGTTTTACCTGCATGGGGTGAAATCCTGGGGATTTGCGGTACGTCTTTGGTAGCCGGAATATTAGCTGTATACAGTCGGTCACTATTAAAATTTGCTATTCTCATCAGTGCTGAATTACTCATCCTCTACAGTTGCTGTTTTATTCTCTTGCTATATGGAGGTTGGATGCCATTTCTTCCCTCTGCACTAGGATTAGTAATCACCGGAATCAGTGTAAAAAATGCGAAAAATTATTCCTAA
- a CDS encoding DUF1822 family protein: MLSLSDFVNIDTKHIWLQVETAEQEKVWQLSQHHSNAIAIYNAYLNRICLSRLLTWFQSSLQEARLRVEVFPSEENLPSILEIVNGTAIKVGETKIVLVPTETIDIEELCVPQEWVDINSWAADYYIPVQVNLDDDDDCWIRVCGFATHRQLKNQGKYNSSDRTYSLPIEQLTENFTLLFATLGLRWREEVPPEVILSVAKAENLLQTLSDTSIYSPRVHLDIPFVQWAALISNEQWRQQLYNQRLGKEKNTVSTAKKYLSSSIESMNSVSVDSSLIQINLSQWFEKLFAAGWQPIDEVLNSQLGNLAFEFRSFSATSKTGVNGVKLIDLGVQLGGQSLALMLALSQEEDKKTAIIVQVHPTGNNKYLPPNLKIMLLESGNILQQIESRSLDCYIQLNRFKGLSGTSFSIQLTLDNFLMIENFSI, from the coding sequence ATGTTGAGTTTATCAGATTTCGTAAATATTGACACTAAGCATATTTGGTTGCAGGTAGAGACAGCCGAACAAGAAAAAGTATGGCAGCTTTCTCAACATCACTCAAATGCGATCGCAATTTACAATGCTTATCTTAATCGCATCTGCTTGAGTCGCTTACTCACTTGGTTTCAATCATCCTTACAAGAAGCCAGGTTACGCGTAGAGGTATTTCCTAGTGAAGAAAATTTACCTAGTATCTTAGAGATAGTAAATGGTACAGCAATTAAGGTGGGTGAAACCAAGATAGTATTAGTGCCGACTGAAACAATAGATATAGAAGAATTGTGCGTACCGCAAGAATGGGTAGATATTAATAGTTGGGCGGCTGACTATTATATACCAGTGCAGGTAAATTTGGATGACGATGATGATTGTTGGATACGAGTATGCGGATTTGCTACCCATCGTCAATTGAAAAACCAAGGCAAATATAATTCAAGCGATCGCACTTATTCTTTACCTATCGAACAGTTAACTGAAAATTTCACCTTACTTTTTGCTACACTAGGACTGCGTTGGCGAGAAGAAGTACCACCTGAAGTAATTTTGTCAGTAGCAAAAGCTGAAAACTTATTGCAGACATTAAGTGATACTTCTATTTATTCTCCCAGGGTACATTTGGATATACCATTTGTTCAATGGGCGGCATTAATTTCCAATGAGCAGTGGCGACAACAACTGTATAATCAACGTTTAGGTAAAGAAAAAAATACTGTATCCACTGCTAAGAAATACTTGTCATCAAGCATAGAATCGATGAATAGCGTCTCTGTAGACTCCTCATTGATTCAGATTAACCTTAGTCAATGGTTTGAGAAGCTGTTTGCAGCAGGATGGCAACCTATTGACGAAGTTTTAAATTCACAGCTAGGAAATTTAGCATTTGAGTTCAGAAGTTTTTCTGCAACTAGTAAAACAGGTGTAAATGGAGTCAAATTAATTGATTTAGGGGTACAATTAGGAGGACAATCTTTAGCATTGATGCTTGCTCTCTCGCAGGAAGAAGACAAAAAAACTGCTATCATCGTACAAGTTCATCCCACTGGTAATAATAAATATTTGCCACCCAATCTCAAAATTATGCTTTTAGAATCGGGAAATATTTTACAACAAATTGAATCAAGAAGTTTAGATTGCTACATTCAACTTAACCGGTTTAAAGGTTTAAGCGGAACCAGTTTTTCTATCCAACTAACTCTTGATAATTTCCTGATGATAGAAAATTTTTCGATTTGA
- a CDS encoding two-partner secretion domain-containing protein, translating to MSFECFRGLGIASTYPRCASLIAQALTCQFAGAIILSANCAIAQITPDATLPNNSNVKLNGNTTIIEGGTQTGSNLFHSFSEFSVPINGTAFFNNALDVQNIISRVTGRQRSDINGKIQANGIANLFLINPNGIVFGPTGSLSIGGSFAATTANALQFGSLGSFSATNPEAPSPLLTINPSAFLYNQIPTGAIENYSVAAAGLHLANFETFGLRVPDGKSLLLIGGNVTMDHGQLNAYGGRIELAGLSAPGSINLAIDGNIFSTQVPELSRSDVVLNNGAIANVAYGSGGSIAINARNIDLLKGSSLNGGIEGSLGSATAKAGNITLGATEAIKIEEQSEIRNQIRPNGIGNAGDINITTGLLSVKEGSGIYTRSLGDRPLGQPANAGNININARKEVSFLDGSFGSTTLESTGVGKSGDLQIQADSVLVGNDSQLNVSTLGTGDSGNLTIDARNTVDFYNRSFAFSRVEKGEGNGGIIKINTGSLTLTNNSILDASTIAKGNAGSVKIQARDNVSFANNSRAVTTVQGGGKGNGNDLSIQARSVSVTDGSFLTAGTFGEGNAGNVIIDATDSVRFDGSNSYAASSVGLEGYGEGLGNAGIVKISTGSLQLTNQAKLTAESYSKQGNAGDIIIDARDTVSLSDGSSLKSLLGEQIKGKAGNISITTGSLSVASGSSLQADTYGQGDGGYIDIKARDNVSFLTEGGAYTRVQLGANGKGGNIDITADSLTLSDGSFLAASTLGQGNSGSVTINAANAVNLSGVNKEGFPGGIYSEVATIQPNSNGGNVNITARSLKVTDGARLATSTNGNGNAGSVNINATDFVLFDGVSSNNKRSGAYSLVLPQGTGAANDININTGSLFLRNGASLSAGTEGEGNAGKINLTAQDMVSIDGASANGLPSTIESKVAENAVGNGGDVDVTTRSLFITNGAELSSSSQGNGAAGNLTVNANLISLDNRGKISADTIAGQGNINLNPRDLLIMRRNSEITTKASGNNITGGNITIDGKNAFVVAVEDENSNIRADSENFRGGNVTINVAQIFGFQSPTTSFPLISSITATGASPDLGGNIQINTFDTDPSKGLVSLTTDVVDVARLVDDNVCARTAKSSFTYTGSGGLPPSPNNTLNSDAVWEDWRLTAVPKGREGEKDKGNLQSLVGIKGENNSSRPTQIVEAQGWIINQNGEVILTAYAPTATPHKVGSSSSGCQSPIAN from the coding sequence ATGAGTTTTGAGTGCTTCAGAGGGTTAGGAATTGCGAGCACTTACCCGCGCTGCGCTTCGCTGATCGCGCAAGCTCTAACTTGTCAGTTCGCTGGTGCAATAATACTCTCTGCTAATTGCGCTATTGCCCAAATTACGCCGGATGCTACTCTGCCGAATAATTCTAATGTCAAATTAAATGGCAACACCACAATTATTGAGGGTGGAACGCAAACCGGAAGCAATCTTTTCCACAGTTTTTCAGAATTCTCTGTACCCATCAACGGTACAGCTTTTTTTAACAACGCCTTAGACGTTCAAAATATTATTAGTCGAGTCACGGGTCGCCAACGTTCTGATATCAATGGCAAAATTCAGGCAAACGGTATTGCAAATCTGTTTTTAATTAATCCGAATGGAATTGTATTTGGACCAACTGGCAGCTTAAGTATTGGTGGTTCTTTTGCTGCTACAACAGCCAACGCTTTACAATTCGGTAGTCTAGGCAGCTTCAGTGCTACAAATCCAGAAGCACCTTCACCGTTACTGACGATTAACCCTTCAGCTTTTTTATACAACCAAATCCCTACAGGAGCAATTGAAAATTACTCAGTTGCAGCTGCTGGTCTTCATTTAGCGAATTTTGAAACATTTGGTTTGCGAGTTCCTGATGGTAAAAGCTTATTACTAATCGGTGGTAATGTGACGATGGATCACGGACAATTAAATGCTTATGGTGGACGAATCGAATTAGCAGGATTATCTGCTCCAGGAAGTATAAATCTTGCTATTGATGGCAACATTTTTAGTACTCAAGTACCTGAATTATCACGAAGTGATGTAGTTTTAAATAATGGAGCGATCGCTAATGTTGCTTATGGTAGTGGTGGTAGTATTGCAATCAACGCACGCAACATAGATTTATTAAAAGGAAGTTCACTCAATGGTGGTATCGAGGGAAGTTTGGGTTCAGCAACTGCAAAAGCAGGAAATATTACTCTTGGCGCCACGGAAGCAATTAAAATAGAAGAGCAAAGCGAAATTAGAAATCAGATTCGACCGAATGGTATCGGGAATGCTGGTGATATTAATATTACTACTGGCTTATTATCCGTAAAGGAGGGATCTGGAATTTACACTCGTTCCTTGGGCGATCGTCCCTTGGGTCAACCAGCTAATGCCGGCAATATCAATATAAATGCTCGCAAAGAAGTCTCTTTTCTAGATGGAAGTTTTGGCTCGACTACTTTAGAATCTACAGGTGTAGGAAAAAGTGGAGATTTGCAGATTCAAGCTGATTCTGTGTTAGTTGGTAACGACTCTCAATTAAATGTTAGTACTTTAGGTACGGGAGATTCTGGCAATTTAACAATTGATGCTCGTAATACCGTTGATTTTTATAATAGATCCTTTGCCTTCAGCCGAGTTGAAAAAGGAGAAGGTAATGGCGGTATCATAAAAATCAACACGGGTTCACTCACACTGACCAATAATTCAATTCTTGATGCCAGTACAATTGCAAAAGGAAATGCGGGCAGTGTGAAAATACAGGCTCGCGATAATGTATCCTTTGCAAATAATAGTAGAGCGGTTACCACAGTCCAAGGAGGCGGCAAAGGAAATGGAAATGACCTTTCAATCCAAGCAAGGTCAGTTTCGGTTACTGATGGATCATTTTTAACAGCAGGTACTTTCGGTGAAGGCAACGCAGGTAATGTAATAATTGATGCTACCGATTCGGTTCGATTTGATGGTAGTAACAGTTATGCTGCTAGCAGCGTAGGTTTGGAAGGATATGGCGAAGGATTAGGCAACGCAGGTATAGTAAAAATCTCTACAGGTTCGCTTCAGCTCACCAACCAAGCCAAATTAACAGCAGAAAGCTACAGCAAACAAGGAAATGCAGGTGATATCATCATTGATGCCCGCGATACCGTCTCTTTATCAGATGGAAGTTCTCTAAAAAGCCTGTTAGGAGAGCAAATAAAGGGTAAAGCAGGTAATATCAGCATTACCACAGGTTCACTCTCAGTTGCCAGTGGTTCCTCGCTCCAGGCTGATACTTATGGACAGGGAGACGGCGGTTATATTGATATTAAAGCACGAGATAATGTGTCTTTTCTAACTGAGGGAGGAGCTTATACCAGAGTACAATTAGGTGCAAATGGCAAGGGGGGCAATATAGATATTACAGCGGATTCTTTAACCCTGAGTGATGGTTCCTTTTTAGCAGCAAGTACTCTAGGACAAGGAAATTCTGGCAGTGTAACTATTAACGCCGCTAATGCCGTTAATTTAAGTGGAGTCAACAAAGAAGGTTTTCCAGGAGGCATTTACAGCGAAGTTGCGACCATTCAACCAAATAGCAATGGAGGCAATGTAAATATCACTGCTAGATCGTTGAAAGTCACTGATGGTGCCCGCTTGGCTACTAGTACAAATGGTAATGGAAATGCTGGTAGTGTCAATATCAATGCGACTGATTTCGTTTTATTTGATGGTGTAAGCAGTAACAATAAGAGAAGTGGTGCTTATAGTCTTGTGTTACCTCAAGGAACAGGTGCGGCAAATGATATTAACATTAATACAGGCTCACTTTTTTTACGAAATGGTGCGAGCTTGAGTGCAGGCACAGAGGGAGAAGGGAATGCCGGAAAAATAAATCTTACTGCCCAAGATATGGTATCTATTGATGGAGCAAGTGCTAATGGATTGCCAAGTACGATTGAGAGTAAGGTAGCAGAAAATGCTGTGGGCAATGGAGGTGATGTTGATGTTACAACTAGGTCGCTTTTTATTACCAATGGCGCCGAACTATCTAGCAGCAGTCAGGGAAATGGAGCCGCAGGCAACTTAACGGTAAATGCTAATTTGATTAGTCTTGACAACCGAGGCAAAATTTCAGCCGACACCATCGCCGGACAAGGCAATATAAATCTAAATCCAAGAGATTTATTAATAATGCGTCGTAATAGTGAAATCACTACTAAAGCTTCTGGAAACAATATTACTGGTGGTAATATTACAATCGATGGCAAAAATGCCTTTGTTGTTGCGGTTGAAGATGAAAATAGTAATATTCGTGCTGATTCGGAAAACTTTCGTGGTGGAAATGTCACAATTAATGTAGCTCAAATCTTTGGTTTTCAATCTCCAACAACATCATTTCCGCTAATAAGTAGCATTACTGCAACAGGAGCAAGTCCTGACTTGGGCGGAAATATACAAATCAATACCTTTGATACAGACCCTAGTAAAGGATTAGTTTCTTTAACAACAGATGTGGTTGATGTCGCCCGTTTAGTAGACGATAATGTCTGCGCCAGAACCGCTAAAAGTAGCTTCACTTATACCGGAAGTGGTGGTTTACCCCCCTCTCCCAACAACACACTTAATAGTGATGCGGTATGGGAAGATTGGCGACTCACTGCTGTACCAAAGGGAAGAGAGGGAGAAAAAGATAAGGGGAACTTGCAGTCCCTTGTGGGGATAAAGGGAGAGAATAATTCCTCACGCCCTACTCAAATTGTGGAAGCGCAAGGGTGGATAATTAATCAGAATGGGGAAGTGATTCTTACAGCTTACGCTCCCACAGCAACACCACACAAAGTAGGAAGTTCATCATCTGGATGTCAGTCACCAATTGCCAATTAA